Proteins from one Triticum aestivum cultivar Chinese Spring chromosome 7A, IWGSC CS RefSeq v2.1, whole genome shotgun sequence genomic window:
- the LOC123148571 gene encoding beta-1,2-xylosyltransferase XYXT1 gives MKVPLPVRSKSFKKSRGASCSLPLLLLIGAVQFLVIGKPFPSLLMDSSRRRAFFNLAEEEFIPEPQVSCDFNDTRSDYCEMAGAIRVRGSTSEVFVMTPRRGTTAGDVVGHNATWIAPNATSWKMQPYTRKGEARIMNGITAVTVRLADADEAPACEVMHDVPAVVYSNGGYCGNYYHDFNDNIIPLFITTRHLGGEVQLLVKQKQAWWFRKYGEIVDGLTRHEALDLDGDARVHCYRRAFVGLRSHKDLSIDPRRAPNNVSMVDFKRFLMWRYALPREHAIRTDDEVVGGRRPRLLIITRRSRRRFMNLEEIVAAAEELGFEVTASDLMSPPKKQGGEAAAAVVGDGGQARMADASATANAFDVMLAVHGSGLTNLLFLPMNAVVVQVVPLGRMEGLAMDEYGVPPRDMNMRYIQYNITAEESTLSELYPRGHPVFLDPGPIHKQSWSLVKDIYLGKQDVRLDMARFRPVLQKALDLLR, from the exons ATGAAGgtccctctccctgtcaggagCAAGAGCTTCAAGAAGAGCAGGGGAGCCTCATGCAGCCTCCCCCTCCTGCTGCTCATCGGGGCCGTCCAGTTCTTGGTGATTG GCAAGCCTTTTCCGTCGCTCTTGATGGATAGCAGCAGGAGGAGAGCCTTCTTCAATCTCGCAG AGGAGGAGTTCATCCCGGAGCCTCAGGTGAGCTGCGACTTCAATGACACGAGATCCGACTACTGCGAGATGGCCGGCGCCATCCGCGTCCGCGGGAGCACGTCGGAGGTGTTCGTCATGACCCCTCGCCGCGGCACCACCGCCGGGGACGTCGTCGGCCACAACGCGACGTGGATCGCCCCCAACGCCACGAGCTGGAAGATGCAGCCGTACACGCGCAAGGGGGAGGCCCGCATCATGAACGGCATCACGGCGGTGACGGTGCGGCTGGCGGACGCCGACGAGGCCCCCGCGTGCGAGGTGATGCACGACGTGCCGGCCGTGGTGTACTCCAACGGCGGCTACTGCGGCAACTACTACCACGACTTCAACGACAACATCATCCCGCTCTTCATCACCACGCGCCACCTGGGCGGCGAGGTGCAGCTGCTGGTGAAGCAGAAGCAGGCGTGGTGGTTCCGCAAGTACGGCGAGATCGTGGACGGGCTGACGCGGCACGAGGCGCTGGATCTCGACGGCGACGCGCGCGTGCACTGCTACCGGCGGGCCTTCGTGGGGCTGCGCAGCCACAAGGACCTGAGCATCGACCCGCGCCGCGCGCCCAACAACGTGTCCATGGTGGACTTCAAGCGCTTCCTCATGTGGCGCTACGCGCTGCCGCGGGAGCACGCGATCCGGACAGACGACGAGGTGGTCGGCGGGCGgaggccgcggctgctgatcatcaCGCGGCGGTCGCGGCGGCGGTTCATGAACCTGGAGGAGATCGTGGCCGCGGCGGAGGAGCTCGGCTTCGAGGTGACGGCGTCGGACCTGATGTCGCCGCCCAAGaagcagggcggcgaggcggcggcggccgtggtggGCGACGGCGGGCAGGCGCGGATGGCGGACGCGTCGGCGACGGCGAACGCGTTCGACGTGATGCTGGCGGTGCACGGGTCCGGGCTGACGAACCTGCTGTTCCTGCCGATGAACGCGGTGGTGGTCCAGGTGGTGCCGCTGGGGCGGATGGAGGGCCTGGCCATGGACGAGTACGGCGTGCCGCCGCGGGACATGAACATGCGCTACATCCAGTACAACATCACGGCGGAGGAGAGCACGCTGTCGGAGCTCTACCCGCGCGGCCACCCGGTGTTCCTCGACCCCGGCCCCATCCACAAGCAGAGCTGGTCGCTCGTCAAGGACATCTACCTCGGCAAGCAGGACGTGCGCCTCGACATGGCCCGCTTCCGGCCCGTGCTCCAGAAGGCGCTCGACCTCCTCCGGTGA